TGCAGTAGCTCCATTACGCTCTCGGACGATTCGCCGTCGTCGTTGGCATTCGCCGCGTGCTTGACGAGCTCCTGGCGTGTGCTTGGCGAGACGCTCATCGACCCCATGAACTCCAGGCAGCTGTCCACCATCTGATCAGGTGTGAGTCCCGGTCCGCGAGCCTGGACGCGCTCGACGATGGACCTGACTCCTGGCTTTGTGTCGTCGGTGAACTGCTGCACCGCGAAGTTGACGCGGTTGACGAGACTCGCGGTGGTGACCCATTCCCGACCGCTGTGCCAGCCCTCCACGCTCGGCGGATCGACCAGCATCTGGCCCATGCTGCCGGTCTGGAGCGCAAGCTGAATGTCCTCGACCTCGGGGAACGCGAAGCCGCCGGACTGCCGCGCGGCCCCGGCTACCATCTCCGCTGGGCTCTTCACCTTCTCGAACCTGGCGCTCTTGAAGAAGTCGGAGTTGAAAAGGGTGCGCAGCATGGCGCGAATCTCTCCGCCGCTCGCGAAGTAGCTGTCGACCAGCGTGTCGATCGCGGCAGGGTCACGAGGCGGCACGGTCTCCCACGCGGGCACCTGCGCCTCGTCGGCGACGAAGAAGTTGTAAAGATGACGCGATATGAACCGCGCAGTCGCAGTCTGCTCGCAGATGATGTCGATGACGTCCTCGCCGTCGAACTCGCCCTGGTGCCCCAGGAACGTCTTCTCACCCTCGTCGTGGTCGTCGTCACGGTACTCGTACTGCCAGTCGAGGCGGCCGTATGGCCACACAGAGTCCACCGAAGCTCGCACCGTGTGGTGTGTGGCGTTGCGGATGGTCCAGCCGGTGAACGCTCGCGAGCACTGCCTTACGTCGTCCTCGGTGTAGTTGCCGACGCCCATCGAGAACAGCTCCAGGATCTCCCGGCCGTAG
Above is a genomic segment from Dehalococcoidia bacterium containing:
- a CDS encoding DUF1800 domain-containing protein, producing the protein MPDQDIALLAHLMRRAGFGATPDELDRYADMGYEASVEELLHPENMPPALEDEDLIRRYHVDENGLLIVDSCQAYLVYRMINTRRPLEEKLALFWHSIFATGYTKLNQPKSILNQIEMFRRNGLGSFRELLVEVSRDPAMIFWLDNKDNHKDAVNENYGREILELFSMGVGNYTEDDVRQCSRAFTGWTIRNATHHTVRASVDSVWPYGRLDWQYEYRDDDHDEGEKTFLGHQGEFDGEDVIDIICEQTATARFISRHLYNFFVADEAQVPAWETVPPRDPAAIDTLVDSYFASGGEIRAMLRTLFNSDFFKSARFEKVKSPAEMVAGAARQSGGFAFPEVEDIQLALQTGSMGQMLVDPPSVEGWHSGREWVTTASLVNRVNFAVQQFTDDTKPGVRSIVERVQARGPGLTPDQMVDSCLEFMGSMSVSPSTRQELVKHAANANDDGESSESVMELLQLIVATREYQMA